TGGTCATTAGTCTCAAACTTTATCATTTGCTGGGAGATAAGTTTTGGTTCTTTTATCTTCGAAGTGTTGTTCTCAGGAGACGGGCATGTTTTCTGCAGGTTTCTCGCGCAAACCGGATTGGTTTCAGTTGAAACACAAATGCAGGATCTCAATTTGGTGCCGAATGATCAGACTGACAAAGACAAAGTTCACTGATATAGTCCATGGTCTTGTCAAAAGTAATTGCCTGGTGTGGCAATTTTCGATGTTACTCATGTATGACTTAGGACAAGCGAGACAAGAAATCTTTCTTGTTCGAAGAACTGCAACGCCAATAAGAGGACACCCCGGCTTGTCTCTGCTCACGAGAACACTGGCAATGCTTGTTTGTTTATCGGTCAAATCTCAGCTTATTTTTCTCTCATAGGTTTTACACAGGACTAAAATACCGAACGCATTCATGTTGAAACGTTCAGTTATTTCATATGTACAAACATGTACTTTCGGAAAACTGAGTACAGATGCACTTTTTCACCCTTTTATGAGTTCTCCCTTTGACTTTTCATGCTCTTCCTTCTACTTATTCCGACATTAAATCATGCGAAATTCTGTCTCTTTTACTATTGTCCGAGGCCAAGGGCAATTTACTCTCGGCTATGGTCTTTGAGATAATTTTCCGCAGCAGAGATCCTGAAGTAGGGCCAAATCTGTGATAGATGTTTCATGAAATTCACGACAGCGCATCTTGGATGGCTTATTATCATCTCAAGCCATTAACAGATGAATCTCCACCTGAATATTGCAGTAAGTCGTTTTATCTACTCTTTTTCAAGTGTTTTCAAGCGTCAAAAGTGATGATATCACAACCTCCCGTGAGATGATGTTATCGTGGAGTTGTAATATCACTATTGCTAGGCATTACTATTCATACTTTGCCAATCTATCCTCCAGTTTTCATCCTCAAAATTTAAAGAGCTTGAACAGCTGGAGTCACTGGATTAAATTGAATGAGAAGCGAGACTGAATTTATGGCTGCAGATTTCAATCAGGATTAAAAGAGAATCAAAATCCAGACCTGACTCGAACCACTGTAAAAACTAAATTCGACCGGAGAAAATTCCAGGTACCATTTGGTATTCGATTTCCTTGGAATCGAAGAATTTATGTAGAGTCCATCACTTGGTATATCATTTCGATGTCGCACCGCTGTTGCCTATCCAAGACAGGTCCAAGAGGGAATAAATGTGTGGATCCATAGCAGTAAGAGTTTCGAGACCTCTGTAGTAGTCGTCAAAGTCGATCTGTTGGTCGTCTCCCGTCGAAGCATCCGGTTGTCTAGGGGTCCCCTCACTAGCGACATTTGAGTAATTTCTGTACGGTGCAGAAGAGTCTGTAGAGAGATTAGCCGCCAAGACTTCGGTATCTCCTTCGCCGTGTTTGAATTGTCCCGTTGACTGTTCGAGAGTTACtgttgctgcttcttcttcgcCTTCGACAGCTCTTGGTGGTTCATTTGAGATCGGTGCCATTGAGGTGTTGACGTCAAGGTCTTCAATGGCCTGGTGTTGTTTTTTCCAGGGATTTGCTTCTGCTCTGGCTACCTTTTCGATGGAGAAGTACTGTGTCACACATATGCACCAGAAACATTCTGAGGTTAGCGTGCACAAAATGATTATGGCGGTAGTGAGAAATTACGAAGATTgaataaatgtgatgaagaaAGCCAATTGTTTTGTGTGAGAAATGTAGTGAAGAGGTGCTTTTGTATGGATCGACCAATGCGAGCCCATGCTTTTTGATAACTCTTAcacccccccctttttttttcccttaagaCAGCACCGTAATTTTAAGAGATGTTGCTTCCATTTGCTTTGCGAGAAATGAAtggtttagaaaatattttataaaaaatggcCACTTATatgatttgaaataattaatcgattaaaatcatttttattatggataataatttatgtctaaaaattTCTGTGCatgatggaaaatgttttttgttcatttatttgtaAATGACGCAAGTACtccttttttcagaaaatgatctctaaatcatttatttttcgctaaataaATGGAGCATTAATCTTCTTTTCGGCTTTTAATTGAAGTTGAAGGCTTATTGGGTCGAtcaatgtttaaaaaaaaaatacatgttttAAGCCAGAAAAAATGTGAAATAGCCCCATAAATTATCCGAACGTATAAACATTCCTACAACAAACGATCGAGAgtcattttgtttatttttgaacAAGTTAGGCTTTGATTCATtcctaatgaaaaaaataaataacgttCTCTTCTAACCACTGTTATCGCGAGGTGGTTTACTTATCAAAATGACACGACATATCTTTAAAGAAAATCTTCTTAGAGATTTCCTTCACCCcgaaaacaataattttctgtttttcctggaAATTTGTTTCTTGGCATACATTTGGACAACTCGAGTGAGACatagggtgatcggttcccaatCTGATCCGGCTTGGCCCCACcctagaatcgagaatcggacctGGATGACTGATTCCCAGTTTCAAGGATAGGGAATTTGGGACCGACTAGTTTGATTCCAAGAGGCGCAATCATTGGACCAATCGTATTTTTTTTCGTTAACGACATATTTACCGTACCACCTCTCATTAATTGCATCTCGTATTGCTAAACCTAGAAGTCATATCAAGCATCTTAGGTTTATGTTTACATTTACAATTAAGAAATTTCTTAGAAAAAAGATATTGTTTGGTCCGAATGAGGAATCGGACCGACCGTAACCGGTTTCAATTCtatggaaccgggaaccgcaCCAAACAAGCTAGTCCAATCCGGGTGGATCCCGATTCAATCGGTCCATTATGCTTAGTCCTAGTTAGACACACGCCTTGTCCTAACTGTTTTGGAAAGACAATGTTaagcttttcatttttgctttttcatttttctcttctctgaTGTAAGATTTCCTACAAATTTCATCCTAAGTGTCATTAAGGTTGTAATCCTACGTCCTCATTATGACCTTCACTTAATTGGTCAAATGCTGTTAACGTTCCTGTAAATTTGCAGGAAAGTCCAAGAACTAATTTCGTCGCCTAGCTAATAAAAACCGACAcccttttttggaaattttgaattttgaatacTCCTACTTTTCAACTGGCTTAATGAAGCATATTTAATTAAACCCAATAAATAGATAACTAAATGAATttgtacatataaaaaaaaaaaaactcacgaTGTTCTTGCATTCATCTTCGTAGAATGTAAGGGAATCTCCAATGTCCAGTCCATTTTCCCTCACTAATTCTCCTGTTTAGGAATTAGATCCTGATCATGGTCAGGAGAAAGTACAAAGCCATAGATAGGAACTAGGGTTTTTCATAATTTAACCAGAACATTGCAAAATGATAAGTATGCAGCTATTTTCTACACACCCTTTAATTACCAGAGACTTACAGGCTAGATAAAATTTACCAAATGCGATCGTCCAAATATAggacttcaaaaaaaaaaaaaaaagatcgaaagAGAATGGAGAAGATACCTGCATTTTCGAATAGGTACATTCTGCTCCTGTTATTTGCCCAATACCTATGTTTTTCAAGGAGTTTGTACTATTAGTCCAAGAAGAGAAATAACATTCAtagataatttaaaattattatttggaGCTTTAATGAATTAAGAAGAAATAAAGTGCAACAAAGATCAATAAATACTGACGAGAGCTTGCTCGCTAACCTGTATCTCAGGATCCACTCATGTTGAGAGCACACATCTCTTACCACTAATTCAATTCCTTCTTTGTCGGAAATGATTGGAAGATTTTCTTCTGCCTCCCTCTAATTTAAAATCAACAAGGTGCAATAAACTCTAGGAAATGACCATgaaattatcaaattaatatGTGGGTTATATTAGTTTTTTCAGTCTCACCTTTGGAAGTACGATCCTTCCTAGAGACCCGACGTCACTGTTCTTCAACTCCTTTTGGAGAATCATTCTAAATCTCTATTCCAACCAACACGCAATTCAATTCAAAGAACAATCACAATTCCAAAAGAGCCGCAAAAACTTCCAATACTGTTCAAAAGTTGAGATATAGTTTAGATTTCCCCACCTTACCATTTGGCATGAAAAAAGTATGTTGGTCCTCCCTACCATTATTTTCCAAAGTTTGTCCATCCATGAGATATTTGCTTGAAATCAACCCATTGCTCGGCGAACTCGCGTTCGTAGTAGATGACGCCGAAGGGCCCCTTCGGTGCAAACCGAGGCTCCTTTGGCGAGCCATCTTTCTTCTGTTTCTCGCGGCCTTCGTCGCCCGAGCGTCGAGAACCTTTTGTTGGTGCCCCGCCAGATCGAAAGCAATCGGCCGCGATGGTGGCGATTCGAATCGAGCCGGTTGAGGAATGTTGTGATTTTGCCAGAAACAGAAAGGCTGGGGCGAGTACTGAGATGGGTATGGGTATGGATATGGAAATGGCAGCCCTTGAAACGAAGGTGGAATTTGCGTTGGGGCATGAATTATCTGAGTTGGGGGTTGCTCAAATGAAGGGAAATGAAGGTTTCTAGGATGACCCATGATTGGTTGCCTGCTCACGTTGTCAATGCTTGTGGACTTGGTGGAGTCAAATGGTGCAAGAAACCTGTGCATTTTCCTTTGAGAATGAAACTCAAAACAACAAATGGTGAAGAAGAAagttttgctatttttttcaGCTCTCTAGCGATTTGGAGTTTGTGAAAGTGAAGAGGCTTTTTATGGGGCAGTGTCTCAAGCTAGAGTTGAGGCCATTTTAGTGTAGGTCACCCGAgttggaaagaaacaaaaactgaATTTATCTCGATGGGTTATTTTTAAGTTGTCAATTGTAATATGGGAAGCATCTAAGTTTATGACGaaaattcacaagaaaaaaagataagaattcaACGTATTTATTGTTTTATGTTGTCCGTAAAAGTCATCGTTTCTAAGTTGAGTCTATCCTGTAAGTTCTTACCTGGGTCTCATTAACGGTCGGCTTAGAATACGTGTCGGACTCGTAATTATTATAGTGAGATAACATGCCTTTTGAAGATATTGAATGTGCATTTTAAATGAACACACACAACATGTGATATTCTTTTGCTTAGGTAATACCTAGCAGAAACTTTGTTTCTCTATAAGCATTATTTAATGAAGGACCAATGTCCATGTTTTGTACTTTAATTCAGTTTTGTCCTCTCATAATTCAATAAGTCAAATCGttacgattttcctctaccttCGAGCATGAAAAAGGatgggaaattttttggaaaggATGAGCGGAATGAGAAAGTTGTCAGGACTAACAAAATCAATCACACCAGTGAAATTATATGACAAATTCGTACTTGTTAGTGGGATAATCTTCGAGACATAATCCTACATATTCTTAGCAAATGATTATTTGGTGAAGTGAAATTAATGAATGATGAAGAGTGCGGGGTCAGTGATAAATGAGCGGAGAATAATAATATGAGGATCATTCTTGGCCACTTTGGAGAAAGGTTACGTTCGCGTGGGTAGAAGAATTAATGCTGTTAACCCCACGGGTGGCAAGCAATTTTATTGCTTGTTGGTGATCCGAGGTTCAGtctatttcgtgaaaaataacttacaaaaaaattcaaatttttcaatgtttggaaCACATTGTTGGTAGtttatttgtaaaacaaactaagAGATGCATTATCCCACATCTTTTGATAGAGATGTGAGCGCGCACGTGGAATAGATTTGGCACTAATCAGCAATAACCATTGTGTCCTATTGAAACAATGCAACTGTTCATAAATGGCTCTTACAATAGTTGAAGAGGGGCGTCCGAATTTTGTCTGTTCGGACATAATTGCTTAACCTTTTCAAAAGTTGCATCTGTTCGAACATAACTTCTTAACCTTCGAAAGATTGTGTCTATTCGGACATAACTTCTTAACCTTTGAAAGATTGTGTCTCTTCAAATGATTTCTCTATAAATTATTAATTGTTTCTATTCAATTAATtacttcttcttccatttttgttctttccaaACGAAAAATACAGCCActttttccaattgtttcctTGAGAgatcttgaaaatttattaaaattgatATCTGCTATTCTCACCGAGACTTTGTTATATCTTGGAGGATATTTGCCAgaaaccattagcaacgttgtgggcaaataaatttttaaagagagtgttatcacgtCTCAAAATTTGACTCAATTGTTCATCTTATTCACTAAATTTCCCAACACACATAAATTAGATTAGTCAAGGAAATGACGGTCCATGGAGAAAGCACAttcaaaacaaaagacaatGACTTCCTCTCTTCGAAAaccgaaaatcattttctttcatttttctcattcaaCCCAACAATTGAGActttaaagagagtgttatcacgtCTCAAAGTTTGACTCAATTGTTCATCTTATTCACTAAATTTCCCAACACACATAAATTAGATTAGTCAAGGAAATGACGGTCCATGGAGAAAGCACATTCAAAACAGAAGACAATGACTTCCTCTCTTCGAAAaccgaaaatcattttcttccatttttctcaTTCAACCCAGcacattctcctcctcttctcatGCAATTCCTAATAAGAAGCTCGCtccttcaccttcctcttctccATCTACTTGCTTCACATCTCTCTCCGCCTCCGgagttcctcttcctcctccttgaCCTCTCCACCTCCAagttcttcctcctccctctctttcaGCTCCTCATTTGTAGCGTCGAGCGCAATTGCTTGTGCCTGTCCAAATTACACAACCAATACATACGGTAAATAGCAGACAATTAACAAATCAATTACTAATAAATCGAATCCCAACATCTAAATGCCCTAAAAATGCCTAAGAATTACACAAATAAAGCAAGCAAGAAACCAAACTTGAATCTCGAGATTCAAGCTGCGTTTTGATCGTTTGAAATTTTAGTCAAGATAGGACTGGATAaaacaaaatatgaaattcaTGCATTTTACTATATCATATCTACTATTTGGTTAATGACAATAATAAAATTggacattttcgtcttttattttttaaatacttttctttcccttttttctattttttctctccttttcatcGTTGGTCGGTCCCTAAAGAGGGCTAGACGAGGGTCGCCCTCACCCGATCTCGGGAGGGCCAACCTTGGCGGTCATAGGCGAGACCTCTACTAGGAGAGGAGcagccctcgctagatccgggtgATTGTCACCTCACCCGGGCGCGACCTTCCCTCTCCAAATTCACCTATGGTCAATGAGGGGCGCCCTCGCCAGATCGAGCGAGGGTGACCCTCGCCCAGCCTTCTCCTTTTCGCCGGTGGCCGGTCGCcgataaaaaggagagaaaaatagaaaaataaaaaattcgataaAATAAAAGACGAAATTAACCAGTTGGAAAGttggcccttatttgagactattATAActacttt
This sequence is a window from Rhodamnia argentea isolate NSW1041297 chromosome 3, ASM2092103v1, whole genome shotgun sequence. Protein-coding genes within it:
- the LOC115750366 gene encoding B3 domain-containing transcription factor LEC2, translated to MHRFLAPFDSTKSTSIDNVSRQPIMGHPRNLHFPSFEQPPTQIIHAPTQIPPSFQGLPFPYPYPYPSQYSPQPFCFWQNHNIPQPARFESPPSRPIAFDLAGHQQKVLDARATKAARNRRKMARQRSLGLHRRGPSASSTTNASSPSNGLISSKYLMDGQTLENNGREDQHTFFMPNGKRFRMILQKELKNSDVGSLGRIVLPKREAEENLPIISDKEGIELVVRDVCSQHEWILRYRYWANNRSRMYLFENAGELVRENGLDIGDSLTFYEDECKNIYFSIEKVARAEANPWKKQHQAIEDLDVNTSMAPISNEPPRAVEGEEEAATVTLEQSTGQFKHGEGDTEVLAANLSTDSSAPYRNYSNVASEGTPRQPDASTGDDQQIDFDDYYRGLETLTAMDPHIYSLLDLSWIGNSGATSK